Below is a genomic region from Marinobacter salarius.
TCCTCCGAAGTAAGATTGTTCTTGTATTCGAGGCGAAGCTCGTCCCGGCGCTTGAAACTTAGGAGCACCGTCGGTAAAGGTTGAATGGAAATTCAGCCGGTAGATCAGTCAGATAGGTCGAGGAGCACACGCACCTCCATTCCGTACTCGTCGCAGTTGTTCCCCGAGCCGCCGCGATCGATAACCAGGAATTCGCCTTCCCGATCCAACACCGACTGCACGGCGTGCCAGGTACCCGCGCGGTAATTCACTCCCTGGAAACCATCGGTGACAAAGGCGCGAACTTCATCAGGGCTGATCGTGTCGCCTGGGGGTGCGACAACAACCAGGAATCGCTCCTCGTGCAGAGGCATAAAGGCCTGGCTGCCTTGCGGGTGGCGCTCCAGGAACGACAGCTCCAGCGGTAACGTCACCGGCTGGCTGACAAAAATACTCACCAGAACCCGCGCCTCATCACCGAGCAGCTCCACTTTCGCCAGATCATGGTGGCGCTGGGTGCGCCCCGCATTGATGGGAAAGGAGTCAGCCGTGCGCCGGTCAATAACATCCCCGAATTCGGCGAATGCCTCCGGGCTCAACGGTTGTGCTTTGAGTTCCAGCATAAAAATGTCCTCGTCTCAGCTCAGCGCGAACCGAATCCGCTGAGTTTCATGTGCCGGTTCACGTCCTTGTAAAGCAGGTAACGGAACGGCCCCGGCCCACCGGCATAGCACGCTTGCGGGCAGAAGGCGCGAAGCCACATGTAGTCACCCGCCTCCACTTCAACCCAATCCTGGTTGAGGTGATAAACCGCCTTCCCTTCCAGCACGTAAAGGCCATGTTCCATCACGTGGGTCTCGGCAAATGGAATGACTCCGCCGGGCTGGAA
It encodes:
- a CDS encoding ureidoglycolate lyase, translated to MLELKAQPLSPEAFAEFGDVIDRRTADSFPINAGRTQRHHDLAKVELLGDEARVLVSIFVSQPVTLPLELSFLERHPQGSQAFMPLHEERFLVVVAPPGDTISPDEVRAFVTDGFQGVNYRAGTWHAVQSVLDREGEFLVIDRGGSGNNCDEYGMEVRVLLDLSD